A portion of the Deltaproteobacteria bacterium genome contains these proteins:
- a CDS encoding PAS domain-containing protein: MQRDLEWAGWLVSRRAAVDRALALGAQDRGDEPPAAGSPESEALRRFRSWAAASLRRGASDAEPALDGVRVDPEQALRAVEDWCDAAVEVAGAHGAELRVLLTPLTARFAAALTGARVARQARRAPRPARRAVVGAIDRIADAFLAVDLADGLVVDANPAAAALLRTPREQLLGAAAERFVAPDDRGAWVDELAELVESDEPRRFRAVWVDALAHPIAVEAHATRHQPTRDRLLALILARVL, translated from the coding sequence GTGCAGCGCGACCTCGAGTGGGCGGGGTGGCTGGTGTCGCGGCGCGCGGCGGTGGACCGGGCGCTGGCGCTGGGCGCACAGGACCGCGGCGACGAGCCGCCGGCAGCGGGAAGCCCCGAGAGCGAAGCTCTGCGGCGCTTCCGCTCGTGGGCGGCGGCGTCGCTGCGGCGCGGCGCGAGCGACGCGGAGCCGGCGCTCGACGGCGTGCGCGTGGACCCGGAGCAGGCCCTGCGCGCGGTCGAGGACTGGTGCGACGCGGCCGTGGAGGTGGCGGGCGCGCACGGGGCGGAGCTGCGCGTGCTGCTCACGCCCCTCACGGCGCGCTTCGCGGCGGCGCTCACCGGAGCGCGGGTCGCGCGCCAGGCACGGCGCGCCCCGCGGCCGGCGCGGCGCGCGGTGGTGGGCGCCATCGACCGCATCGCCGACGCCTTCCTGGCCGTCGACCTGGCCGACGGCCTCGTGGTGGACGCCAACCCGGCTGCGGCCGCGCTGCTGCGCACGCCGCGCGAGCAGCTGCTCGGCGCCGCCGCGGAGCGCTTCGTCGCGCCCGACGACCGGGGCGCCTGGGTCGACGAGCTCGCCGAGCTCGTCGAGAGCGACGAGCCGCGCCGCTTCCGCGCCGTCTGGGTCGACGCCCTCGCCCACCCGATCGCCGTCGAAGCCCACGCCACCCGCCACCAGCCCACCCGCGACCGCCTCCTCGCTCTCATCCTCGCCCGCGTCCTCTGA